Proteins from a genomic interval of Rhizobium rhododendri:
- a CDS encoding sugar ABC transporter ATP-binding protein, translating to MTITSTPPPGDRDIIRLEGIDKHFGGAQALSGASLAVRRGTVHGLVGQNGAGKSTLIKLLAGLHQLDAGSIVIDGQRFEKLTPHLVEELGIHFIHQDRLLVPTFTVGEALFLGREPRIAGTPFLDRRAMQRRAAAILEDYFGINLPTGALVSELSTAEKQIVQITRALLNQPKILVFDEPTAALVHREAEILFQLIRRLRDEGVTIIYISHYLNEIEAICDDVTVLRNGRTVAALPMASTSANAIARLMIERDIEDMFPKRAVTVGEDLLQLENLTSPGKYADVSFTLRRGEVLGLTGLLGSGAKELVRTLFGLETATAGTIAVLGKAIQPADPSEATDRAIALVPEDRRINGVALDLDVGENISLASLPRFTRFGLIDRSREASETERLIHRLEIKTAGREALVRTLSGGNQQKVAIAKWLSRHSEIYLLDEPTVGVDIGSKVEIYTLIGDLAERGAGIIVLSSDLPELVGITDRILVFFRGRIVREFASRETTPDAVLAQSTGSKEELRHVG from the coding sequence ATGACGATTACATCCACACCTCCGCCCGGGGATCGCGATATCATCCGCCTCGAAGGTATCGACAAGCACTTCGGTGGGGCACAGGCGCTGTCCGGTGCGTCGCTCGCGGTTCGCCGTGGTACCGTTCACGGCCTGGTGGGCCAGAATGGGGCCGGCAAGTCGACGCTCATCAAGCTGCTGGCGGGACTGCACCAGCTGGACGCCGGGAGCATCGTCATCGACGGCCAGAGATTCGAAAAGCTGACGCCACATCTGGTGGAAGAGCTCGGTATCCACTTCATTCACCAGGACCGCCTGCTGGTTCCGACCTTTACCGTCGGCGAGGCGCTTTTCCTCGGGCGGGAGCCGCGTATTGCTGGAACGCCGTTTCTGGATCGCCGTGCCATGCAGCGTCGCGCGGCCGCAATACTCGAGGATTATTTTGGCATCAACTTGCCCACCGGCGCCTTGGTCAGCGAACTGTCGACTGCGGAAAAGCAGATCGTCCAGATCACCCGGGCATTGCTCAACCAGCCTAAGATCCTCGTTTTCGACGAGCCCACTGCCGCGCTCGTGCACCGGGAAGCGGAAATCCTTTTCCAGCTGATCCGCCGCCTCCGCGATGAAGGCGTGACAATCATCTATATCTCGCACTACCTCAACGAAATCGAGGCTATCTGCGACGATGTCACTGTCTTGCGCAATGGCCGTACCGTTGCCGCGCTACCGATGGCGAGCACCTCCGCCAACGCGATTGCGCGGCTGATGATCGAGCGTGACATCGAAGACATGTTTCCAAAGCGAGCGGTGACTGTCGGAGAGGACCTGCTGCAGCTGGAAAATCTGACATCACCCGGCAAATATGCCGATGTGTCTTTCACACTCCGGCGTGGAGAAGTTCTCGGGTTGACGGGGCTGCTCGGTTCTGGCGCGAAGGAGCTGGTCCGCACACTGTTCGGCCTTGAGACCGCCACCGCCGGCACCATCGCGGTCCTCGGCAAGGCGATACAGCCTGCCGATCCGTCTGAGGCCACCGACCGCGCAATAGCCTTGGTGCCAGAGGACCGCCGCATCAATGGAGTGGCGCTCGATCTGGATGTCGGCGAGAACATCAGTCTGGCCTCCTTGCCGCGTTTCACCCGGTTTGGACTGATCGACCGGAGCCGGGAGGCATCCGAAACGGAGCGGCTGATCCACCGGCTCGAGATCAAGACCGCAGGACGGGAGGCGCTGGTTCGGACGCTTTCCGGCGGCAATCAGCAGAAGGTCGCCATCGCCAAATGGCTGAGCCGGCATTCCGAAATCTACCTCCTAGACGAGCCGACCGTCGGCGTCGATATCGGCTCCAAGGTCGAGATCTACACGCTGATCGGCGACCTCGCCGAAAGGGGCGCCGGCATTATCGTGCTGTCCTCGGACTTGCCCGAACTGGTCGGGATAACCGACCGCATCCTCGTCTTCTTCCGAGGCCGCATCGTGCGCGAATTCGCGTCGCGCGAGACCACGCCCGATGCGGTGCTTGCCCAATCGACCGGCTCGAAGGAGGAACTGCGCCATGTCGGCTGA
- a CDS encoding acyl-CoA dehydrogenase family protein, with protein sequence MSQSNVVFAAAHGIGREALFSRALELSADFARRGAELDRDGLPPIPEIVRLKNAGLLNALHAAEIGGGGLDWIDALKLVRIVARGESSLGQLLGYHYVNSQSIYWSFADQSRAKALGAETVARSLYWGAAVNPRDPGLVLTQRGNGYVLNGRKTFSTAARVSDYINANALLDGQIVNFAVPTDRPGYIANDDWDNMGQRLSDSGSVEFRDFPVYEGDFVAPPADADAPPPVLATFNTPLIQLVFVNFYLGTAEGALAAALDYVRTTTRPWITSGVARAADDPYILERVGEFTASLKASAALADLAATAVQAALSRGHDATARERGEAAAEAYAAKVHATHVSLDITSKVFEIIGARATASKYRFDRYWRNVRTHTLHDPVFYKAREVGEFVLNGTIPEVSLYS encoded by the coding sequence ATGAGCCAGTCGAATGTCGTCTTTGCAGCGGCCCACGGCATCGGGCGCGAAGCGCTATTTTCAAGGGCATTAGAGCTTTCCGCAGATTTCGCGCGTCGCGGTGCGGAACTCGATCGTGATGGCCTGCCGCCTATCCCTGAAATTGTCCGGTTAAAGAACGCCGGTCTTCTCAATGCGCTGCACGCGGCCGAGATCGGCGGGGGCGGGCTCGACTGGATCGATGCCCTGAAGCTTGTGCGGATCGTTGCTCGTGGCGAAAGCTCGCTCGGCCAGCTGCTTGGTTACCACTACGTCAACAGCCAGTCGATCTACTGGTCCTTCGCCGACCAGTCGCGCGCCAAGGCGCTCGGCGCCGAGACGGTTGCGCGCAGCCTCTACTGGGGCGCTGCCGTCAATCCGCGCGATCCGGGGCTGGTGCTCACGCAACGCGGCAACGGCTATGTGCTAAACGGCCGGAAAACGTTTTCGACCGCTGCCCGCGTTTCCGACTACATCAACGCCAACGCGCTTCTCGACGGACAGATCGTCAACTTCGCCGTTCCGACCGACCGGCCCGGCTATATCGCCAATGACGACTGGGACAATATGGGCCAGCGATTGTCGGACAGTGGCAGCGTGGAGTTCCGCGATTTCCCGGTCTATGAGGGCGATTTCGTCGCGCCGCCTGCGGATGCCGATGCGCCGCCGCCCGTGCTCGCTACCTTCAATACGCCGCTCATTCAGCTGGTGTTCGTGAATTTCTACCTCGGTACCGCGGAAGGAGCATTGGCTGCGGCGCTGGATTATGTTCGCACGACCACGCGTCCCTGGATCACCTCCGGCGTTGCTCGTGCCGCCGACGATCCCTATATCCTGGAGCGGGTCGGCGAGTTCACAGCATCCCTGAAAGCCTCGGCGGCTTTAGCCGATCTCGCCGCAACCGCTGTCCAGGCAGCCCTGTCGCGCGGCCACGATGCAACCGCCCGTGAACGCGGTGAAGCGGCGGCTGAGGCCTATGCTGCCAAGGTTCACGCAACGCATGTTTCGCTCGACATCACGTCGAAAGTCTTCGAGATCATCGGCGCGCGCGCAACGGCCTCGAAATATCGTTTCGACCGCTACTGGCGCAATGTGCGGACCCACACCCTTCACGACCCAGTATTCTACAAGGCCAGGGAAGTCGGTGAATTTGTACTCAACGGGACCATCCCGGAGGTCAGCCTCTACAGCTGA
- a CDS encoding SfnB family sulfur acquisition oxidoreductase, protein MGELRLLNRDNGDPVPALKSEEDAISTARTLAKVFAQTASARDLERTMPFAEMDALSRSGLLAITVPSEYGGLDVSNAVLAEVTAILAEADASIGQIPQNHFYILEALRVDGSEEQKRFFFGRALSGDRFGNALSEKGTKTVGHYNTRITRDGIGHRINGRKFYSTGVLFADWVTIFALDADDRLTMSFVARGTEGIEIIDDWDGFGQRTTGSGTTILNNVYVQADAVVAHHKGFERATTIGSVGQIIHAGIDLGIARAAFQDTIAFVNSQSRPWTNSGVDRASDDPLTIAKLGQIAIRIEAASAVVERAGRKIDSAQVDPTEANAIDATLAVETAKVLTSEIALEASTTLFELAGTSSTRAGLNLDRHWRNARTHTLHDPVRWKYHVVGNYHLNGVKPPRSGAL, encoded by the coding sequence ATGGGCGAACTACGGCTGCTTAATCGAGACAATGGGGACCCGGTGCCTGCGCTGAAGAGCGAGGAAGACGCGATCTCGACTGCGCGAACGCTTGCAAAGGTGTTTGCCCAAACGGCATCCGCGCGAGATCTGGAGCGGACGATGCCTTTCGCCGAGATGGATGCCTTGTCGCGCTCCGGACTGCTCGCGATCACCGTGCCATCCGAGTATGGCGGTCTCGATGTCTCGAATGCTGTCTTGGCCGAGGTCACCGCCATCCTTGCAGAAGCGGATGCGTCGATCGGGCAGATCCCCCAGAACCATTTTTATATTCTTGAAGCGCTGCGCGTCGACGGCAGCGAAGAGCAGAAACGCTTTTTCTTCGGTCGGGCGCTGTCAGGCGACCGGTTCGGCAATGCATTATCGGAAAAGGGCACCAAAACGGTCGGCCATTACAATACCCGCATCACCAGGGACGGCATCGGCCATCGTATCAACGGTCGCAAGTTCTATTCGACAGGCGTCCTTTTTGCCGACTGGGTTACGATTTTTGCACTTGATGCCGACGACAGGCTGACGATGTCATTCGTGGCGAGGGGCACGGAAGGCATCGAGATTATCGATGACTGGGATGGCTTTGGCCAGCGAACCACCGGCAGCGGCACCACTATCCTCAACAATGTCTATGTGCAGGCCGATGCCGTCGTTGCGCACCACAAAGGTTTCGAACGGGCGACCACGATCGGCTCTGTCGGCCAGATCATTCACGCCGGCATCGATCTCGGCATCGCCCGCGCTGCCTTCCAGGACACCATCGCGTTCGTCAATAGCCAGTCACGCCCATGGACGAACAGCGGTGTCGACCGGGCATCGGACGACCCTTTGACAATTGCAAAGCTGGGCCAGATCGCGATCCGCATCGAGGCTGCGTCTGCCGTCGTCGAGCGGGCCGGGCGAAAGATCGACAGCGCCCAGGTCGATCCTACGGAAGCAAATGCCATAGATGCGACCTTGGCCGTCGAGACAGCCAAGGTGTTGACCTCCGAAATTGCCCTGGAGGCATCGACGACGCTGTTTGAGCTCGCAGGTACGTCCTCGACGCGCGCAGGCCTCAATCTGGATCGCCACTGGCGAAACGCCCGCACCCATACTCTCCACGACCCGGTCCGCTGGAAATATCACGTCGTCGGCAATTACCATCTGAACGGCGTCAAGCCGCCGAGGAGCGGCGCGCTATAG
- a CDS encoding sugar ABC transporter substrate-binding protein: MEYERSKGGIGRRDLLKLSAIAGAAVAGATLAGRAPASAADGELSLKGKRIAISATGTDHFFDLQAYNAQIAEVKRLGGEPIAVDAGRNDGKLVSQLQTLIAQKPDAIVQILGTLSVIDPWLKKARDAGIPVLTIDVGSTNSLNNTTSDNWGIGKDLALQLISDIGGEGNMVAFNGFYGVTPCAIRYDQLVNVVKYFPKVKILQPELRDVIPNTVQDAFTQITALLNKFPEKGSIKAIWSAWDIPQLGATQALAAAGRTEIRTYGVDGSPEVLQLVADPNSPAGADVAQQPAEIGRTAIHNVAKLLAGQTLPRETYVPALLANKANVNEVTKKLGIG; encoded by the coding sequence ATGGAATACGAGCGTTCTAAGGGTGGAATTGGCCGGCGTGATCTGTTGAAGCTGTCGGCGATAGCTGGCGCTGCGGTGGCGGGAGCAACATTGGCCGGGCGGGCGCCCGCATCTGCCGCCGATGGTGAACTGTCTCTGAAGGGCAAACGCATCGCGATCAGTGCTACGGGCACGGATCACTTCTTCGACCTTCAGGCCTATAACGCCCAGATTGCCGAAGTGAAGCGCCTTGGCGGCGAGCCGATCGCCGTCGATGCCGGTCGCAACGACGGCAAGCTTGTGTCGCAGCTGCAAACCCTGATTGCCCAGAAGCCGGATGCGATCGTCCAGATTCTCGGCACGCTCAGCGTCATCGATCCATGGCTGAAGAAGGCTCGCGATGCCGGCATACCGGTGCTGACGATCGATGTGGGCTCCACCAACTCGCTCAACAACACGACGTCGGACAACTGGGGGATCGGCAAGGATCTGGCACTGCAGCTGATTTCCGATATTGGCGGTGAAGGAAACATGGTCGCCTTTAACGGCTTTTACGGTGTCACGCCCTGCGCCATCCGCTACGACCAGCTGGTCAATGTCGTTAAATATTTCCCGAAGGTGAAAATCCTCCAGCCGGAACTGCGCGACGTCATCCCCAATACCGTGCAGGATGCTTTCACCCAGATCACCGCGCTGCTCAACAAGTTTCCGGAAAAGGGATCGATCAAGGCAATCTGGTCGGCATGGGATATCCCGCAACTCGGTGCCACCCAGGCTTTGGCGGCTGCAGGCCGCACGGAAATCAGGACCTACGGGGTCGATGGCAGCCCGGAAGTGCTGCAGCTCGTCGCAGATCCGAACTCGCCGGCCGGCGCCGATGTCGCGCAGCAACCGGCGGAGATAGGACGCACAGCCATCCACAATGTTGCAAAGCTGCTCGCCGGCCAGACCCTGCCGCGCGAAACCTACGTCCCGGCTCTGCTCGCCAATAAGGCCAATGTCAACGAAGTCACCAAGAAGCTCGGCATCGGCTGA
- a CDS encoding ABC transporter permease: MSATDSRSFETEKGLPPSRIGGRGWIASLHSFVRAGAVFILLAALVIIFTGAQPAFINLGNLMSILQAVSVVAILGAGVTVTLAVGGFDLSIGAVAASSVMAASYAMIVWGLNVYETVPLVLALGAVVGLLNALLIVRLRVPDLLATLAMMFLLSGLQLIPTAGRSISAGLVLPDGSKASGAYDPAFLLIGRHSLFGIVPVSVVLMALVAFALYVLTERTRIGRLLFATGGNEVATRLAGASTLRLKTLAYVISGTLAALGGIIIAARVGRGDVSSGGSLLMDAVAASLIGYAVLALRRPNVLGTIAGAVFVGVLLNGLTMLNAPYYTQDFVKGAVLVGALALTYGLNRGNA; the protein is encoded by the coding sequence ATGAGCGCCACCGACAGCAGATCTTTCGAAACGGAAAAAGGTCTCCCGCCATCTCGCATCGGCGGTCGTGGGTGGATCGCCAGCCTCCATTCATTCGTGCGCGCTGGCGCCGTATTCATCCTTCTGGCAGCGCTTGTCATCATCTTCACCGGTGCCCAGCCGGCCTTCATTAACCTCGGCAACCTGATGAGCATCCTGCAGGCCGTTTCCGTCGTTGCCATCCTCGGCGCCGGCGTCACGGTGACACTTGCGGTCGGCGGCTTCGACCTTTCGATCGGCGCCGTTGCCGCCTCGAGCGTCATGGCCGCCAGCTATGCGATGATCGTCTGGGGGCTCAACGTCTACGAGACCGTCCCTCTGGTCCTGGCGCTCGGCGCTGTTGTCGGCCTGCTGAACGCGCTGCTGATCGTCAGGCTGAGGGTGCCGGATCTGCTGGCGACGCTGGCCATGATGTTCCTGTTGTCCGGCCTGCAGCTTATTCCGACGGCCGGTCGATCGATCTCGGCAGGGCTGGTCCTACCGGATGGATCGAAGGCATCGGGTGCCTACGATCCCGCCTTCCTGCTGATCGGCCGCCACAGCCTGTTCGGCATCGTACCGGTCTCCGTCGTCCTGATGGCGCTGGTGGCCTTTGCTCTCTACGTGCTGACGGAGAGGACCCGCATCGGACGGCTGTTGTTTGCTACCGGTGGCAACGAGGTGGCGACACGGCTGGCCGGTGCCTCCACGCTTAGGCTGAAAACGCTGGCATACGTGATTTCCGGCACACTCGCCGCGCTCGGTGGCATCATCATTGCGGCCCGGGTTGGCCGCGGTGACGTGTCTTCGGGCGGATCGTTGCTGATGGACGCCGTTGCGGCCTCGCTGATAGGCTATGCAGTGCTGGCCCTGCGCCGCCCGAACGTGCTCGGCACCATCGCCGGTGCCGTCTTCGTCGGTGTGCTGCTCAATGGGCTGACCATGCTGAATGCTCCCTATTACACGCAGGATTTCGTCAAGGGCGCCGTGCTGGTCGGTGCCCTCGCCCTTACCTACGGCCTCAACCGCGGCAATGCCTGA
- a CDS encoding sugar ABC transporter ATP-binding protein, with translation MPLLDVLNLRRSFAETKALGGASLSIEPGEIVALMGVNGAGKSTLVKILSGVLPADGGEMRLKGQKFAPGSPAEAAMAGIVTVHQSTDLVGAPGQTVADALLLNRFADGSMPFFVSRASIRRQAQAILDIAGFDLPLDRDFGELSAAERQLVAIARAVANRADLLILDEPTASLSASESNRLFDILRRTRRTGLAILYISHRTADLQAIADRALVMRGGVIVGAFGQPIDFDRAVEAMIGRPLRSMRPGVGVAQGEAVFTMRGACLLPGSPIFDLQLSPGEVVAITGVLGSGKSRLLSAIFGLLPLTSGEMTLGGLPYRPKRPADAIAAGVAMAAEDRHRSSLMPPSWPGNSIAATIGLPHLAKWSRHGFLDSARERREGEKAIDRLRIKATGPSSSVWTLSGGNQQKVVLARWEAEPSRLLLLDEPFQGVDVGARQDIIQAIRSRKDRATLIATSDPEEAIEMADRILVMDRHGLQSLKPDRHEDTREGIPA, from the coding sequence GTGCCTCTACTGGATGTCCTCAACCTCCGCCGCAGCTTTGCCGAGACGAAGGCGCTCGGCGGCGCCTCGTTGTCCATCGAGCCCGGCGAGATCGTCGCTTTGATGGGAGTGAACGGTGCCGGAAAATCAACTTTGGTGAAAATACTGTCCGGCGTGCTGCCGGCCGATGGCGGCGAGATGCGGCTCAAGGGGCAGAAGTTTGCGCCCGGCAGCCCGGCCGAGGCGGCAATGGCCGGTATAGTGACGGTGCACCAATCGACCGATCTTGTCGGCGCACCAGGGCAAACGGTGGCTGATGCGCTTCTGCTCAACCGCTTCGCCGATGGCAGCATGCCCTTTTTCGTCTCGCGAGCCAGCATTCGCAGACAGGCGCAGGCAATCCTGGACATTGCCGGCTTCGATCTGCCGCTTGACCGAGATTTTGGTGAGCTGTCGGCCGCAGAACGCCAACTCGTGGCGATTGCGAGAGCCGTGGCAAACAGGGCAGATTTGCTGATCCTGGACGAACCTACGGCCAGCCTGTCGGCGAGCGAGAGTAACCGGCTGTTCGATATCCTGCGGCGAACCCGGCGGACGGGGCTCGCAATCCTCTACATTTCCCATCGCACGGCGGATCTGCAGGCTATTGCCGACCGGGCGCTGGTCATGCGCGGCGGTGTCATCGTCGGCGCCTTCGGTCAACCGATCGATTTTGACCGTGCTGTAGAGGCGATGATCGGCCGCCCGCTTCGCTCGATGCGTCCGGGCGTGGGGGTGGCGCAAGGCGAAGCTGTGTTCACGATGCGGGGCGCGTGCCTTTTACCCGGAAGCCCAATTTTCGATCTTCAACTGTCGCCCGGAGAAGTTGTCGCCATAACCGGCGTCCTTGGTTCCGGCAAGAGCCGCCTCTTGTCGGCGATCTTCGGCCTACTGCCGCTGACGTCTGGCGAGATGACGCTCGGCGGATTGCCCTACCGCCCGAAACGTCCTGCCGACGCTATTGCCGCCGGCGTCGCCATGGCAGCCGAGGACCGGCATCGCTCGTCGTTGATGCCGCCCTCCTGGCCCGGCAATAGCATCGCCGCAACCATCGGCCTGCCGCATCTGGCCAAGTGGTCCCGGCATGGGTTCCTCGATAGCGCCCGCGAGCGTCGCGAGGGTGAAAAGGCCATCGACAGGTTGCGGATCAAGGCGACCGGACCCTCATCATCCGTCTGGACATTGTCGGGCGGCAACCAGCAGAAGGTGGTGCTGGCTCGCTGGGAGGCCGAACCGAGCCGCCTGCTGCTTCTCGACGAACCCTTCCAGGGGGTCGATGTCGGTGCACGCCAGGACATCATCCAGGCGATCCGCAGCCGCAAAGATCGCGCCACGCTGATTGCCACCTCCGATCCTGAAGAAGCGATTGAAATGGCCGACCGCATCCTCGTCATGGATCGCCACGGGCTGCAGTCGCTGAAGCCAGACCGCCACGAAGATACCCGAGAAGGAATACCGGCATGA
- a CDS encoding LLM class flavin-dependent oxidoreductase, whose protein sequence is MSREIRLNAFDMNCVGHQSPGLWTHPRDQSWKYKDLDYWVHLAKTLERGKFDGLFIADVLGVYDVLNGNVDAALRHSAQVPVNDPLQLIPTMAHATEHLGFGLTASLSFEHPYTFARRISTLDHLTKGRVGWNIVTSYLNSGALNIGQQAQSKHDDRYDLAEEYLEVCYKLWEGSWEDDAVVRDRTTGIFTHPEKVHPIGHAGKHFTVPGIHLSEPSPQRTPVLYQAGASSRGKDFAGAHAECIFVAAPSKPVLKRYVANVREAAERNGRNPREILAFNLQTVILGETDAEAKKKFDEYRKYVSYEGALTLISGWTGIDFSQFGPDEPLRHRYTNAVQSAVETFTTIDPDKVWTVREMADWVGIGGFGPVFVGSPQTVADLLQEWVEDTDVDGFNLAYAVTPESFEDAVDLLVPELQKRGVYKTEYKAGTLREKLGARGPRLTAPHPAAGYRNLVRDFEQLRASGWDRVRV, encoded by the coding sequence ATGAGCCGTGAAATCAGGCTGAATGCTTTCGACATGAACTGCGTCGGCCACCAGTCGCCAGGTCTTTGGACCCATCCGCGCGACCAGTCTTGGAAATACAAGGATCTCGACTACTGGGTTCATCTGGCAAAGACGCTGGAGCGCGGCAAGTTCGACGGACTGTTCATCGCCGACGTGCTCGGCGTCTACGACGTGCTGAACGGCAATGTCGATGCGGCGCTGCGCCACTCCGCACAGGTGCCGGTGAACGATCCGCTGCAACTGATTCCGACCATGGCCCATGCCACCGAGCATCTCGGCTTCGGCCTGACGGCGTCGCTGTCCTTCGAGCACCCGTACACCTTCGCCCGCCGCATCTCGACGCTCGACCATCTGACAAAGGGCCGCGTCGGCTGGAACATCGTCACCTCCTATCTGAACAGCGGCGCACTCAACATCGGCCAGCAGGCCCAGTCCAAGCACGACGACCGATACGACCTGGCGGAGGAATATCTGGAAGTCTGCTACAAGCTCTGGGAGGGCAGTTGGGAGGACGACGCCGTCGTCCGCGACCGCACGACGGGGATTTTCACCCACCCCGAGAAGGTCCACCCGATCGGCCATGCCGGCAAGCACTTCACCGTGCCCGGCATCCATCTCAGCGAGCCATCGCCACAGCGCACACCAGTACTCTACCAGGCAGGCGCCTCCAGCCGAGGCAAGGATTTTGCCGGGGCACACGCCGAATGCATCTTCGTGGCTGCGCCATCGAAGCCGGTGCTCAAGCGCTACGTCGCCAATGTCCGGGAGGCGGCCGAGCGCAACGGCCGCAATCCTCGCGAGATCCTCGCCTTCAACCTGCAGACTGTCATCCTCGGCGAAACCGACGCCGAGGCGAAGAAGAAGTTCGACGAATACCGCAAATACGTCTCCTACGAGGGTGCGCTAACGCTGATCTCCGGCTGGACCGGCATCGACTTCAGCCAGTTCGGCCCCGACGAGCCGCTGCGGCATCGCTATACCAATGCCGTTCAATCGGCCGTCGAAACCTTTACCACCATCGATCCCGACAAAGTCTGGACGGTGCGCGAGATGGCCGATTGGGTTGGCATCGGCGGCTTCGGTCCGGTGTTTGTCGGCTCGCCACAGACAGTCGCCGACCTCCTGCAGGAGTGGGTCGAGGACACCGATGTCGACGGCTTCAACCTTGCCTACGCCGTCACACCGGAGAGCTTCGAGGATGCCGTCGACCTCCTGGTGCCTGAGTTACAGAAGCGCGGGGTCTACAAAACCGAATACAAGGCCGGGACGTTGCGCGAGAAACTCGGCGCCCGGGGACCGCGACTGACAGCACCCCATCCGGCGGCCGGATATCGCAATCTCGTTCGCGACTTCGAACAACTGCGGGCGAGCGGCTGGGACCGTGTCCGGGTATGA
- a CDS encoding substrate-binding domain-containing protein: MRSYLRLAAGAAILPLLMSQAATAGGIAGAPAPFDKGGVKLALISYISAGDFFQAYQAGAVAQAKALGIDLRVFPGRQDASEQREQILQAINLGVQGIVVDHGLPESLTDVVQQALDKGVKVVAFDVNLNNPKIPQVEQSDHALAKQALEQAAKENGTAFNAAYVYVAGFAPLDRRNEVWEKFKADNAGVVEKARFGNVSDTTATTTADQAKAALTANPDIKVVFAPYDEFARGVKLAAGDLGIKDKIRIYSADVSTADIQEITEEGSPWVATVATNPAVVGAVSVRAAALEIAGQPVPHQITVEPTLLTQAALRAAGVKTIEDLAAKLPAFNTSGAATASWIPQALF, translated from the coding sequence ATGAGATCTTATCTACGGCTCGCCGCCGGCGCCGCCATCCTTCCGCTGCTGATGAGCCAGGCCGCTACGGCCGGTGGCATTGCGGGCGCTCCGGCGCCCTTCGACAAGGGTGGCGTCAAGCTGGCCCTTATCAGTTACATCTCGGCCGGTGATTTTTTCCAGGCCTACCAGGCCGGGGCAGTCGCCCAGGCCAAGGCGCTCGGCATCGACCTTCGTGTCTTCCCGGGACGACAGGATGCGTCGGAACAGCGCGAGCAGATCCTGCAGGCGATCAATCTTGGCGTCCAGGGCATCGTCGTCGACCACGGCCTGCCCGAATCGCTCACAGACGTTGTGCAGCAAGCACTCGACAAGGGCGTCAAGGTGGTTGCCTTTGACGTGAACCTCAACAATCCCAAGATCCCGCAGGTAGAGCAAAGCGACCATGCTCTCGCCAAGCAGGCACTTGAACAGGCCGCAAAAGAAAATGGCACCGCGTTCAATGCGGCCTACGTCTATGTTGCCGGTTTTGCGCCTCTCGACCGCCGTAACGAGGTCTGGGAAAAATTCAAGGCCGACAATGCCGGCGTCGTCGAGAAGGCGCGTTTTGGCAATGTCAGCGATACGACGGCAACGACGACCGCTGACCAGGCAAAGGCGGCCCTGACGGCAAACCCGGACATCAAGGTGGTCTTTGCGCCCTACGATGAATTTGCCCGTGGCGTGAAGCTGGCGGCCGGCGATCTCGGCATCAAGGACAAGATCCGAATTTATTCCGCCGACGTTTCGACGGCCGACATTCAGGAAATCACCGAAGAGGGTAGCCCATGGGTTGCCACCGTCGCGACCAACCCGGCAGTCGTCGGAGCGGTTTCGGTCCGCGCGGCGGCCCTGGAGATCGCCGGTCAGCCCGTCCCCCACCAGATCACGGTCGAGCCTACCCTCCTGACCCAGGCGGCTCTTCGCGCCGCCGGCGTTAAGACAATCGAGGACCTCGCCGCTAAGCTGCCCGCCTTCAATACAAGCGGCGCGGCCACCGCCAGCTGGATCCCGCAGGCATTATTCTGA